In Pseudosulfitobacter pseudonitzschiae, the sequence ACAGGAACGACCTTGCACGTGAACGGCGGTATGGCCATGTTGTAGGAGCCGCGCCAGAAGCCTTGCCATCTTTTCGGGATATGCTATAGGCGGCGCAGATTTGAACCGGGGGCGCGGTGACGTGTCTTTGGAATAGCCGCCCCTTGGGGGGCACGACCATGCCGCTCCAATAGGAACGGCACCACTGAAGGGTAAGATATTTACCCGCTTGGAATGAGGACTTGGAAATGAGCGACGTCGCAGACCGCGTTAAAAAGATCGTTGTAGAGCACCTGGGTGTTGAAGAAGACAAAGTTGTCGAGAACGCGTCGTTCATCGATGATCTGGGCGCTGACAGCCTCGACACTGTCGAGCTGGTGATGGCGTTCGAAGAAGAATTCGGCATCGAGATCCCCGACGACGCGGCGGAAACGATCCAGACGTTCGGTGATGCGGTTAAATTCATCTCTGAAGCGACCTAAGTCCAAACGCTTTCGGGCGATCGAAACGGCGTCTTTCCATGCGGAAAGGCGCCGTTTTTTTGATTTTGGGGCAAAACTGTATTGCATGCGTCCGTGTGCGGGGACACTGTTGGCGCAGAGCCTTGGAGAACAAGAGGCCAAAGCAGGAACCTAAAGCAATGCCCCCAACATTCTAATGTCGCGCGTCATCCCCACCATCAACACCAAAGGATTGACGTTACGTGCGCTGAGGCCCGATGATTTTGACCGCTATGCGGCGATCTGGGCGATGGCGGACGTGGTGCAATATACCGGCGGCGTGCCGTGGAGCCGCAGTCGGGCGTGGGATTCGTTTTTGCGCAATGCGGGGCATTGGCAGATGACGGGCTTTGGCCAATGGGCGATCGAGGCGCAGGGCACCAAGTCGCTGGTGGGGCAGACCGGTTTTTTCTATGGCGTGCGTGGGCTTGGTACAGATTTTGATGCCTATCCCGAAGCCGCTTGGGTGTTGTCACCGGATTTTCAGGGGCGCGGTTTGGGACGGCAGGCGGCACAGGCAGCGCATGACTGGTTTGACCGCGTGGTCACCGGACCGCTGGTGTGCCGGATCAACCCCGATAACGCCGTGTCGCTGCGTCTGGCTGAGGCGTTGGGGTACAAACCGCTGCGCCGGACTGAGGAAGATGGCATGCCCGTAGATTTGATGATACGCAGATCGCCGCCATAATGGGCAGTGCATGACGGCGAAAATCGGCCAACATCGCGGCTGGATGCTGTGCAGCTAGGTCGCTGGTGACGTCGCGCGGGACTTGAACACGCGGGCTTTGACGGGCTATGAGCGTCAAAACGAGACAAAGGGGCATATCAATGCGCAGAGTTGTTGTGACAGGCTTGGGGCTGGTGACGCCATTGGCCGATGGGGTCGAGGCCACGTGGAGCCGTATTTTGGACGGTCAGTCGGGCGCGGGTCCGATCACCGGATTTGACACCGAAGGATTGGTCACGACCTATGCGTGCGAAGTGCCTTTGGGTGATGGCAGCAATGATACGTTCAACGCCGATACCTATATGGAACCCAAAGAGCAGCGTAAGGTCGATACCTTTATTCTGTTTGGCATGGCTGCTGCCCAGCAAGCTGTAGAGGATTCCGGCTGGACCCCGCAGAGCGACGAAGATTTCGAGCGCACCGGCGTTTTGATCGGGTCGGGTATCGGCGGGTTGAACAGCATCGCCAACACCGCCGTGATGATGGAAGAAAAGGGCCCGCGCCGCGTCAGCCCGTTCTTTGTGCCCGGTGCGTTGATCAACCTGATCAGCGGTCAGGTCAGCATCCGCTATGGCTATAAAGGGCCGAACCATTCGGTGGTGACGGCCTGTTCGACGGGCGCACATGCGATTGGTGATGCCAGCCGTCTGATCCAGCACGGCGATGCGGATGTGATGGTCGCAGGTGGGGCCGAGGCGGCAATCTGCAAGATCGGTATTGCGGGCTTTAACGCGTGCAAGGCGCTGTCGACCAAATATGCGGATGATCCAAAAAAGGCGAGCCGCCCCTATGACGTGGATCGCGACGGTTTCGTGATGGGCGAGGGTGCGGGTATTGTGGTGTTGGAAGAGTACGAGCACGCCAAGGCGCGCGGTGCGAAGATTTACGCTGAAGTGAAGGGCTATGGCCTGTCGGGCGACGCCTATCACATTACTGCACCGTCGGAGTCGGGTGAAGGTGGCGAGCGTGCGATGCGCGCGGCGTTGCGCAATGCGGGCTTGCAGCCCTCGGATATTGATTACATCAACGCCCACGGCACCAGCACGATGGCAGACACCATTGAATTGGGTGCGGTTGAGCGGATGCTGGGCGATCATGCGGGCAAGGTCACCATGTCGTCGACCAAATCGGCGACCGGCCACCTGTTGGGGGCCGCTGGCGCGATCGAGGCGATCTTTGGTATTCTGGCGATCCGCGATCAGGTTTGCCCGCCGACGATCAATCTGGAAAATCCGGCGGTTGAGACGGCTGTGGATCTGGCGCCCAATGCCAAGCGTGCGCGTGAGGTGAATGTGGTTTTGTCGAACTCCTTTGGCTTTGGCGGGACCAATGCGTCGGTGATCTTTGCAAAGGTTGACAGTTGATGTGGCGTCATATCGCCTCGAATGCGCTGACGTTTATTTTGCTGGCATTGTTCCTGCTGGGCGGTGTGATCCTGTGGGGCAAGGGGCAGTACGAGGCGCAAGGGCCGCTGACTGAAGCAGTATGTGTGGAAGTGCCGCGCGGGTCGAATTTCGATCGGGTTAGTAAGAACCTTGTAGATCAGGGCGCTGTGTCTAGCGGTCCTATTCTTCGCATCGGCGCTGACTATGCTGCGAAAACAGATGATCTGAAATTTGGCAGCTATCTGGTCGAACCAGGGGCTTCAATGGAAGAGATTGTCGATGCGCTTACCCGTGGCGGGGCCAGTACTTGCGGCACCGAAGTGGTGTACCGCGTCGGTGTGAACCGCGTGTCGGTTCAGGTGCGCGAGTTGGACCCTGCGACCAGCAAGTTCGTCGAGCGGGCCGAGTTCGATCAGGGCAGTGAAGAAGCGCCCGAGATTTACTCCGAAGTGAAAGCCAAGCCCGACACACGGTTCCGCGTGGCTGTGGCCGAGGGTGTGACAAGCTGGCAAGTGACCGAAGCGCTGCGCGCTATGGATGTTCTGGATGGCGAAGTGCCGCAGGTGCCGGCCGAGGGTGCCTTGGCCCCCGACAGCTATGAGGTGCGTCCGGGTGACGACCGCGCTGCCATTCTGGCGCGTATGGAAGCCGCCCAAGAGGTGCTGGTTGCGGCAGCTTGGGAAGGGCGCGACGAAGATTTGCCTGTCAGTACGCCCGAGGAGTTGCTTATTCTGGCGTCGATCATCGAGAAGGAAACCGGTGTGGCCGAAGAGCGCCGTCAGGTGGCCAGCGTGTTCGTCAACCGTCTGAACCAAGGGATGCGTTTGCAGACCGACCCCACAGTGATCTATGGCATCACCAAGGGCGAAGGCGTGTTGGGCCGTGGTCTGCGCCAGTCGGAACTGCGCGGGGCGACGCCGTGGAACACCTATGTGATCGAAGGGTTGCCACCGACGCCCATCGCCAACCCCGGACGGGCAAGTCTGGAAGCGGCGGCGCGGCCCGACAGCACCGATTTTGTGTTCTTCGTGGCCGATGGCACGGGCGGACATGCCTTTGCCACCACGTTGGAAGAACACAACCGAAACGTGGCGAAATGGCGTGAAATCGAGGCGCAGCAGCCCGTGCAAGACAACTGACCGGACCGCCCAATCGTTAAGTTTTCGTAATGATAACGGACGGTTGGGCGGCGGTGCGCGGTCAGTCAGGCTTGACTTTGCGAACGGTCTGATGTAGACATTGTGACATGCTGGAAGACATGGGCAAGCGGCCGCAAGGGTAACCTTGTTGGCCGTTTTTTCGTGTTTCACTCGTGCGGGGGGCCAAAAACCCAAGAGAGGTGAACGACCAGTTATGATCATCATAACCCCAGACGCGGACGCCGAGCAAATACAACAGGCACTGGACACGGTTTACCGTGAGCTTGGCGAACTGAGAGAGCAGCTCGTTTTCTTGAAAGAGGAGGCGCGGAACGGGGGGGATGCGGACACCAAAGATGTAAAGGCGACGGTTGCTTCGCTGCGATCGTCGCTGGAAACCTGTATGAAACTGGAGACACAAGTTGCAGAATGTCGACGTAAACAATCACATATTGCCCAAGGCGGCTATGCACTCGATCTTGATGCCGCACGGGCTGAGGTCGGGTGCCGACTTAATCGCTTGCGCGACTGTTCGGGAACAAGAGAAGTTTCTTGAGGATATCGGGGAGGGAGGGCTTTGTGCCCTCCCTTTTTTGTTCGAATTCTGGGCGATGCCGCACCAGTTGCCGCCCGAAGGCGACTGGCGGGCGTGGGTCGTTCTGGGTGGGCGCGGTGCGGGCAAGACCCGTGCAGGGGCCGAGTGGGTGCGCAGCAAGGTGGAAGGTGCGCGGCCCTTTGACAATGGTGCGTGCAGCCGCGTGGCATTGGTGGGCGAGACGCAGGATCAGGTGCGCGAGGTGATGATCTTTGGGGACAGCGGGATCATGGCCTGTTCGCCGCCCGACCGTCGGCCCAAGTGGATTGCCACGCGCAACCGGCTGGAGTGGCCCAATGGTGCGGTGGCCAGGGGCCAGCGGCTTTTGATGGAACTGGAGCTTTGGGAGGTGTCGCTGGTGACGTTCCCGATGCTCCCCAATGCGGGTGTGGCGGGCAAGGCGGGCGATCTGGTGCCTGAGGAGACTGCAGCATTGCGCGGAATCGCGGCGGCCATTGATGGCGCGCGTACGAGGCTGATGCGCACGTAAGTCGCGTCTGAACTGCAATCAATCAAGGACATGCGGATGTTGCATGAAGATGCCACGTCTGAGCCGCAAGCTGAGTCTGGAAACACCTGTGCGAATCGCGGACGGGGCGGGTGGCTATGCGCAGAATTGGGAAGTTCTGGGCGTGCTGTGGGCGCAGGTGTTGCCGCGCACGGGCCGCGAGACTGCGTCCGGGCCTGCGGCGGTGTCGCATGTTTCCTTTCGGATCATCGTGCGTGGTGCGCCCGAAGGGTATCCGGAACGGCCCACCGCCAAGCAGCGGTTTCGAGACGGCAACCGGGTGTTTCGCATCACGGCTGTGGCAGAGCATGACGCCGAAGGCCGCTATCTGACCTGTTTCGCGAACGAAGAGGTGGCGACATGAGCTATGGCGTATCCGCAGCGCTGCAAAGCGCGATTTATAATGCTTTGACGGCGGCCGTTGCTGTGACTGATCTGGTGGGCGCAGACATTTATGACGCGATGCCCACAGGTACAGTTCCACCGCTTTACGTCAGTATCGGTGCCGAAACCGTGCGTGCGGCCAATGACAAGACCGGTAGCGGGGCCGTGCATGATGTGCGGATCGCGGTTGTCACGGATGTGCAGGGTTTTGCCGCAGCCAAGGCTGTGGCGGCTGCGATCAGTGACACCTTGCACGATGCCGACCTGACGTTGGCGCGGGGGCGGCTGATTTACCTGAATTTCGACCGTGCGGTGGCCGACCGCAGTGATGCGGGAGCGGGGCGGACGATTGTCCTGCGGTTCAAGGCGCGTGTCGAAGACGATTAACCTTTTGCCCTGATTGGAGAATTTCATGGCTGCTCAGAACGGAAAAGACCTGTTGGTCAAGGTGGATATGACGTCGGATGGTCAGTTCGAGACCATTGCGGGCCTGCGCGCCACGCGCGTCAGTTTTAATGCCGAGACGGTGGATGTCACCAGCTTGGAAAGCCAAGGCGGCTGGCGCGAGTTGCTGGCGGGTGCCGGAGTGCGGTCGTGCAGCATCAGCGGTGCGGGCGTGTTCAAGGACGAAGGCACGGACGAGCGCGCGAGGCAGTTGTTTTTTGATGGCGAGGTGCCGGATTTCCAGATCATCATTCCCGATTTCGGGGTGATCGAAGGGCGGTTCCTGGTGACGGCTATCGAATACGCGGGCAGCCACAATGGCGAGGCGACTTACGAGATGTCGCTGGCGTCGGCGGGTCTGCTGACCTTTGTGGCACTGTGATCCGAGATGGCCAATCCGTGGAGGGGAGATGTGGCGCTGATCGTCAATGGTCAGCGGCATGTGATGCGCCTGACCCTTGGCGCGCTTGCGTCGCTTGAGGCGACGCTG encodes:
- a CDS encoding acyl carrier protein, producing MSDVADRVKKIVVEHLGVEEDKVVENASFIDDLGADSLDTVELVMAFEEEFGIEIPDDAAETIQTFGDAVKFISEAT
- a CDS encoding GNAT family N-acetyltransferase, translating into MSRVIPTINTKGLTLRALRPDDFDRYAAIWAMADVVQYTGGVPWSRSRAWDSFLRNAGHWQMTGFGQWAIEAQGTKSLVGQTGFFYGVRGLGTDFDAYPEAAWVLSPDFQGRGLGRQAAQAAHDWFDRVVTGPLVCRINPDNAVSLRLAEALGYKPLRRTEEDGMPVDLMIRRSPP
- the fabF gene encoding beta-ketoacyl-ACP synthase II codes for the protein MRRVVVTGLGLVTPLADGVEATWSRILDGQSGAGPITGFDTEGLVTTYACEVPLGDGSNDTFNADTYMEPKEQRKVDTFILFGMAAAQQAVEDSGWTPQSDEDFERTGVLIGSGIGGLNSIANTAVMMEEKGPRRVSPFFVPGALINLISGQVSIRYGYKGPNHSVVTACSTGAHAIGDASRLIQHGDADVMVAGGAEAAICKIGIAGFNACKALSTKYADDPKKASRPYDVDRDGFVMGEGAGIVVLEEYEHAKARGAKIYAEVKGYGLSGDAYHITAPSESGEGGERAMRAALRNAGLQPSDIDYINAHGTSTMADTIELGAVERMLGDHAGKVTMSSTKSATGHLLGAAGAIEAIFGILAIRDQVCPPTINLENPAVETAVDLAPNAKRAREVNVVLSNSFGFGGTNASVIFAKVDS
- the mltG gene encoding endolytic transglycosylase MltG, with product MWRHIASNALTFILLALFLLGGVILWGKGQYEAQGPLTEAVCVEVPRGSNFDRVSKNLVDQGAVSSGPILRIGADYAAKTDDLKFGSYLVEPGASMEEIVDALTRGGASTCGTEVVYRVGVNRVSVQVRELDPATSKFVERAEFDQGSEEAPEIYSEVKAKPDTRFRVAVAEGVTSWQVTEALRAMDVLDGEVPQVPAEGALAPDSYEVRPGDDRAAILARMEAAQEVLVAAAWEGRDEDLPVSTPEELLILASIIEKETGVAEERRQVASVFVNRLNQGMRLQTDPTVIYGITKGEGVLGRGLRQSELRGATPWNTYVIEGLPPTPIANPGRASLEAAARPDSTDFVFFVADGTGGHAFATTLEEHNRNVAKWREIEAQQPVQDN
- a CDS encoding phage head closure protein, which encodes MKMPRLSRKLSLETPVRIADGAGGYAQNWEVLGVLWAQVLPRTGRETASGPAAVSHVSFRIIVRGAPEGYPERPTAKQRFRDGNRVFRITAVAEHDAEGRYLTCFANEEVAT
- a CDS encoding DUF3168 domain-containing protein translates to MSYGVSAALQSAIYNALTAAVAVTDLVGADIYDAMPTGTVPPLYVSIGAETVRAANDKTGSGAVHDVRIAVVTDVQGFAAAKAVAAAISDTLHDADLTLARGRLIYLNFDRAVADRSDAGAGRTIVLRFKARVEDD
- a CDS encoding phage major tail protein, TP901-1 family, which translates into the protein MAAQNGKDLLVKVDMTSDGQFETIAGLRATRVSFNAETVDVTSLESQGGWRELLAGAGVRSCSISGAGVFKDEGTDERARQLFFDGEVPDFQIIIPDFGVIEGRFLVTAIEYAGSHNGEATYEMSLASAGLLTFVAL